The following coding sequences lie in one Candidatus Izemoplasmatales bacterium genomic window:
- a CDS encoding nucleotidyl transferase AbiEii/AbiGii toxin family protein: MIDPRTFDKEWILKVKGEERSDQGIIERQIHGLHLLEILQANFKHFIFKGGTCLSLISSDFPRFSIDIDILVDPKYKDFFLVENLVRVIGKSQFTSVVEDFRTPRYDIDKQHFEFHYNGAINGETYILLDVVFDESSYRDLVEVEINNYLLQSTPPFLKVITPSVHDLLADKLCAFAPNTIGKKLNEGRDVEVVKQMFDVSFLMKHYRFSPSYKEIYETISKAVISRRKATISVEDVLKDTIRTSINIVSEGILDKEQYQNIKRAIRGFSSYTRDLSFNLEKAKESALDALFASLLVIAGSKDKFDGMMMEPVEYLAEYSVFKSTRKQLAAIDAELVDLFNGCLRYMSCLNISLK; the protein is encoded by the coding sequence ATGATTGATCCTAGGACATTTGACAAAGAATGGATACTCAAAGTAAAAGGCGAAGAGAGAAGCGACCAAGGCATTATCGAGCGGCAGATCCATGGACTGCATCTTCTTGAAATCCTGCAAGCCAATTTCAAACACTTCATCTTTAAGGGCGGTACTTGCTTGTCCTTGATTAGTTCTGATTTTCCAAGATTTTCTATCGATATTGATATTCTGGTCGATCCGAAGTACAAGGACTTCTTTCTGGTAGAAAACCTGGTTCGTGTCATCGGCAAGTCCCAATTCACATCGGTCGTTGAGGATTTCCGCACACCGAGATATGACATCGATAAACAGCATTTCGAATTTCATTATAACGGCGCCATCAATGGAGAAACATACATTTTACTGGATGTCGTATTTGATGAATCGAGTTACCGGGATTTAGTCGAGGTGGAAATCAACAACTATTTGCTCCAGTCAACTCCGCCATTTTTGAAAGTCATCACCCCTTCGGTCCATGATCTATTGGCTGACAAACTGTGTGCATTCGCTCCAAACACAATCGGAAAAAAGTTGAATGAAGGCCGAGACGTAGAGGTTGTCAAACAAATGTTTGACGTTTCGTTTTTGATGAAGCATTATCGATTTTCTCCTTCATATAAGGAAATATATGAAACGATTTCCAAGGCGGTAATTTCTCGTAGAAAAGCTACCATTTCCGTAGAGGATGTTTTGAAGGATACAATCAGGACAAGCATCAATATTGTCTCAGAAGGGATACTCGACAAAGAACAATATCAAAACATCAAAAGGGCGATTCGTGGTTTTTCCTCATATACAAGAGATCTTTCATTCAACCTTGAAAAGGCAAAAGAATCAGCATTGGATGCCCTCTTTGCATCGCTCCTGGTGATTGCAGGAAGCAAAGATAAATTCGATGGGATGATGATGGAACCAGTTGAATATCTAGCTGAATATTCTGTTTTCAAGTCTACAAGAAAACAATTGGCCGCAATCGATGCGGAATTGGTAGACCTGTTCAATGGTTGTCTGAGGTATATGTCTTGTTTGAACATTTCCCTCAAATGA
- a CDS encoding ATP-binding cassette domain-containing protein, which produces MIRINHLTKRFAGADGDVAALDDVDFEIREGAVTGVIGMSGAGKSTLLRCIAGLAKPDAGAIEIDGKAVAGLDPLALRNLRQSLGVVFQGYNLLLQRTVAENVGFPLAILGWPKAKADARVAKLLDLVGLADKAKRHPATLSGGQMQRVAIARALAPSPRILLCDEPTSALDGITTRDVVALLSRINREQGVTVVVVTHEIGIVRALCDDVVVLDRGAVAESGPTGSVFTNPRAPITRLLLGEEVS; this is translated from the coding sequence ATGATCCGGATCAACCATCTCACCAAGCGTTTCGCCGGCGCGGACGGCGACGTCGCCGCCCTCGACGACGTCGACTTCGAAATCCGCGAGGGCGCCGTCACCGGCGTCATCGGGATGTCCGGCGCCGGCAAGTCGACCCTCCTCCGCTGCATCGCCGGGCTCGCGAAACCGGACGCCGGCGCAATCGAGATCGACGGGAAGGCCGTTGCCGGCCTCGATCCGCTCGCGCTCCGAAACCTCCGTCAGTCGCTCGGCGTCGTCTTCCAGGGATACAACCTGCTCCTGCAGCGGACCGTCGCGGAAAACGTCGGTTTCCCGCTTGCGATCCTCGGTTGGCCGAAGGCGAAGGCCGATGCCCGCGTCGCAAAACTGCTGGACCTCGTCGGCCTCGCCGACAAGGCGAAACGCCATCCCGCGACGCTCTCCGGCGGACAGATGCAGCGGGTGGCGATCGCCCGCGCGCTGGCCCCCTCGCCCCGCATCCTGCTTTGCGACGAGCCGACGAGCGCCCTCGACGGGATCACCACCCGCGACGTCGTCGCGCTCCTCTCGCGGATCAACCGCGAACAAGGCGTCACCGTCGTGGTCGTCACCCACGAGATCGGGATCGTCCGCGCCCTCTGCGACGACGTCGTCGTCCTCGACCGGGGCGCGGTCGCGGAGAGCGGGCCGACCGGATCGGTGTTTACGAACCCGCGCGCGCCGATCACGCGGCTGCTTCTCGGAGAGGAGGTGTCATGA
- the def gene encoding peptide deformylase, whose amino-acid sequence MKDIRQEGDPILRRRAEEVAMPLSQADYAILKSMMNYILNSQNDALAAEMDLRPAVGLAAPQIGVSKRMFCMNAFDEKGEVLHRYAFVNPKILSSSEEQCYVPGGEGCLSVDEEKNGLVPRAKRIKARAILVDLETARVDEVIVKLSGFPAVVFQHEYDHLLGILFIDKKKAELPGIKPIEFVHEEEAQAE is encoded by the coding sequence ATGAAAGACATCCGCCAGGAAGGCGATCCGATCCTCCGCCGTCGCGCGGAAGAGGTCGCGATGCCCTTGTCCCAGGCGGACTATGCGATCCTGAAATCGATGATGAACTACATCCTGAACAGCCAGAACGACGCGCTCGCGGCCGAAATGGACCTGCGTCCCGCGGTCGGCTTGGCGGCACCGCAGATCGGCGTCTCGAAAAGGATGTTCTGCATGAACGCGTTCGACGAGAAGGGCGAGGTCCTGCACCGCTACGCCTTCGTCAATCCGAAGATCCTGTCGAGTTCGGAGGAACAGTGCTACGTGCCCGGCGGCGAGGGTTGCCTCTCCGTCGACGAGGAGAAGAACGGCCTCGTGCCGCGCGCGAAGCGCATCAAGGCGCGCGCGATTCTGGTCGACCTCGAGACCGCCCGGGTCGACGAGGTGATCGTCAAGCTCTCGGGCTTCCCGGCGGTCGTCTTCCAGCACGAGTACGATCATCTCCTCGGAATCCTCTTCATCGACAAGAAAAAGGCCGAACTGCCCGGCATCAAGCCGATCGAGTTCGTCCACGAGGAAGAGGCGCAGGCCGAATAA
- a CDS encoding DUF6577 family protein translates to MDILQKNFYDNFPIGTITSKKELESYVRDQFSDISPISLAWRLFDLKNAGYIQDLGNKKFKVVDKNDSRSFGMKIDSKLLDFLDQYNRRLSSDRQSRYGIDPRISIWETSVLNQFMVHQIYKNYVVIEVDESRIDNLFFQMKESFKNVVPLSRIKGFDYFSYMLENIIIIQKLPKRSPLYANRKTNNVSVPKPEKILVDILAINEELLNIDQSEILNIYKRMIKEYRVSITTLLSYARIRGTITRNKVQNILSVIGVYEP, encoded by the coding sequence GTGGATATATTACAAAAGAATTTTTATGACAACTTTCCTATCGGGACAATCACAAGTAAAAAGGAACTTGAATCATATGTTCGAGACCAATTTTCAGACATTAGTCCCATTTCTTTGGCGTGGAGATTATTTGACCTTAAGAACGCGGGATACATTCAGGACTTGGGAAATAAAAAATTCAAAGTCGTTGACAAAAACGATAGCCGATCATTTGGAATGAAGATTGACTCAAAGTTATTGGATTTCCTTGATCAATACAACCGCAGACTCTCGAGTGATCGTCAATCGCGTTATGGAATTGATCCCAGAATATCCATTTGGGAGACTTCTGTTTTGAATCAATTCATGGTTCATCAAATATATAAGAATTATGTTGTGATTGAAGTGGATGAATCAAGGATAGACAATTTGTTTTTCCAAATGAAGGAGAGTTTCAAGAATGTAGTTCCGCTCAGTAGAATCAAAGGGTTCGACTACTTCAGTTATATGTTGGAGAACATCATCATCATTCAAAAGTTACCCAAGAGATCCCCATTATATGCAAACAGGAAGACGAACAACGTTTCCGTACCTAAGCCTGAAAAGATCCTTGTGGATATCCTTGCAATCAACGAAGAATTATTGAATATTGACCAAAGCGAAATCTTGAACATCTATAAAAGAATGATCAAAGAGTATCGAGTCAGTATTACGACCCTATTGTCCTATGCAAGAATCAGAGGAACGATTACAAGAAATAAGGTTCAAAACATTCTGAGCGTGATTGGGGTCTATGAACCATGA
- a CDS encoding MetQ/NlpA family ABC transporter substrate-binding protein yields MKKILSSLSALLVLFALAGCSGKANIADKTITIGATPVPHAEILEAVRAVVEARGYELEIVVFTDYVLPDDALAAGELDANFFQHVPYLNSYNAAHGTSLVSAGAIHFEPLGLYAGTEDDLSAIPSGSSVAVPNDASNLARALLLLEANGLIGLADGAGLSATVLDIVSNPFGLEIVELEAAAIPSRLEDVAFAVINGNYAIEAGVTDRLLVSEAVDSAAADLYANIIAVRAGTENAEAIAVLLEALRTQAVRDFIAASYGVSVVPVF; encoded by the coding sequence ATGAAAAAGATCCTGTCGTCCCTTTCCGCGCTCCTCGTCCTCTTCGCCCTCGCCGGCTGTTCCGGCAAGGCGAACATCGCCGACAAGACGATCACGATCGGCGCCACGCCGGTCCCCCACGCCGAGATCCTCGAAGCCGTCCGCGCCGTCGTCGAAGCCCGCGGCTACGAACTCGAAATCGTCGTCTTCACCGACTACGTCCTGCCCGACGACGCCCTCGCCGCCGGCGAACTCGACGCCAACTTCTTCCAGCACGTGCCTTACCTGAACTCCTACAACGCCGCCCACGGGACGTCGCTCGTCTCGGCCGGCGCGATCCACTTCGAACCGCTCGGCCTCTACGCCGGCACCGAGGACGACCTTTCGGCGATCCCGTCGGGATCCTCCGTCGCCGTCCCGAACGACGCCTCGAACCTCGCCCGGGCGCTCCTCCTCCTCGAGGCGAACGGACTGATCGGGCTGGCGGATGGCGCCGGCCTGTCGGCGACCGTACTCGACATCGTCTCCAACCCCTTCGGTCTCGAGATCGTCGAGCTCGAGGCGGCCGCGATCCCCTCGCGGCTCGAAGACGTCGCTTTCGCCGTCATCAACGGCAACTACGCGATCGAGGCCGGCGTGACCGACCGGCTCCTCGTCTCCGAAGCCGTCGACTCGGCGGCCGCGGACCTCTATGCGAACATCATCGCCGTGCGCGCGGGAACCGAGAACGCCGAGGCGATCGCGGTCCTGCTCGAAGCGCTCCGCACCCAGGCCGTCAGGGACTTCATCGCGGCCTCCTACGGCGTCTCCGTCGTCCCCGTCTTCTGA
- a CDS encoding FprA family A-type flavoprotein — translation MQTKVKKLAEKLWWVGVNDYDLRVFDIVMETEFGTTYNAYLVVGSEKTALIDTAKVNFQDDYIAKVQSLVDFKDIDYVVLNHTEPDHSGSVARLLDLNPDLTVVATAAGLSNLKEIVNRPFKAVQAKDDAVLSLGNRSLRFFTLPNLHWPDTMFTWLEEDKILFTCDFFGAHYAFEGVFAKNVKNQDDYRKALKDYFDAIMSPFRKFVQKGLERIKDLPLKYVATSHGPVLDETNIEEAKALYAKWAEIRPKNEIPLVVIPIASAYGYTLKMSAEVKKGVEAAFEGKVKVETIDIVGTMTHYIVDRIQAADAFLIGSTTILADTLKPVWDILSSLNPIVDGGKFASAFGSYGWSGEAVPNILARLAQLKMKTIEGLRIRFNPSADQLREAYDFGIRFANFMRGRE, via the coding sequence ATGCAGACCAAAGTCAAGAAGCTCGCCGAGAAACTCTGGTGGGTCGGCGTCAACGACTACGACCTCCGCGTCTTCGACATCGTGATGGAGACCGAATTCGGCACGACCTACAACGCCTACCTGGTCGTCGGCAGCGAGAAGACGGCCCTGATCGATACCGCGAAGGTCAATTTTCAGGACGACTACATCGCCAAGGTGCAGTCGCTCGTCGACTTCAAGGACATCGACTACGTCGTCCTGAACCATACCGAACCGGACCATTCCGGATCGGTCGCCAGACTGCTCGATCTGAATCCCGACCTGACCGTCGTCGCCACGGCGGCCGGTCTTTCCAACCTGAAGGAGATCGTCAACCGCCCGTTCAAGGCGGTCCAGGCGAAGGACGACGCCGTCCTCTCGCTCGGGAACCGGTCCCTCCGGTTCTTCACGCTGCCCAACCTGCACTGGCCGGACACGATGTTCACCTGGCTCGAAGAGGACAAGATCCTCTTCACCTGCGACTTCTTCGGCGCCCACTACGCCTTCGAAGGCGTCTTCGCCAAGAACGTCAAGAACCAGGACGACTACCGGAAGGCACTCAAGGACTACTTCGACGCGATCATGTCGCCGTTCAGGAAGTTCGTCCAGAAGGGTCTCGAGCGGATCAAGGACCTGCCCCTCAAGTACGTCGCCACGAGCCACGGCCCCGTCCTCGACGAGACCAACATCGAGGAGGCGAAGGCGCTCTACGCCAAGTGGGCCGAGATCCGGCCGAAGAACGAGATCCCGCTCGTCGTGATTCCGATCGCGAGTGCGTACGGCTACACGCTCAAGATGTCGGCGGAAGTGAAGAAGGGCGTCGAGGCCGCGTTCGAAGGCAAGGTCAAGGTCGAGACGATCGACATCGTCGGCACGATGACGCACTACATCGTCGACCGCATCCAGGCGGCCGACGCCTTCCTGATCGGCTCGACGACGATCCTCGCCGACACCCTGAAACCGGTCTGGGACATCCTTTCGAGCCTGAACCCGATCGTCGACGGCGGAAAGTTCGCGTCGGCCTTCGGTTCCTACGGATGGAGCGGCGAAGCCGTCCCGAACATCCTCGCCCGGCTCGCCCAGTTGAAGATGAAGACGATCGAAGGCCTCCGGATCCGCTTCAATCCATCGGCGGACCAGTTGCGGGAGGCTTACGACTTCGGCATCCGCTTCGCGAACTTCATGCGGGGCAGGGAATGA
- a CDS encoding methionine ABC transporter permease, with product MTELIPLLLEGTGETVAMVSLSLFFAVLLGLPAGVVLAVSKPDGIVPRKRVRAILGWTVDTMRSIPFVILMMLLIPFSRFVVGTSIGTVGAIVPLAIAAAPFVARVVEAALAELPPTLIETVVAMGATPWQIVRKVYLVEALPILVRQIPIVAIALLGSSAMAGAAGGGGLGDIAIRYGYYNYRTDVMLVTILILIVLVEAIQIASNAIARRIDRRLR from the coding sequence ATGACCGAACTCATCCCCCTGCTGCTCGAAGGCACCGGCGAGACGGTCGCGATGGTGTCCCTCTCGCTGTTCTTCGCCGTCCTCCTCGGCCTGCCCGCCGGCGTCGTCCTCGCCGTCTCGAAACCGGACGGGATCGTCCCCCGGAAACGGGTCCGCGCGATCCTCGGATGGACGGTCGACACGATGCGCTCGATCCCGTTCGTGATCCTGATGATGCTTTTGATCCCGTTCTCGCGCTTCGTCGTCGGCACCTCGATCGGCACCGTCGGCGCGATCGTGCCGCTCGCGATCGCGGCGGCCCCCTTCGTCGCCCGCGTCGTCGAGGCGGCCCTCGCCGAGCTTCCGCCGACCCTGATCGAGACCGTCGTCGCGATGGGCGCGACCCCCTGGCAGATCGTCCGGAAGGTCTACCTCGTCGAGGCGCTTCCCATCCTCGTCCGCCAGATTCCGATCGTCGCGATCGCCCTGCTCGGTTCTTCGGCGATGGCCGGTGCCGCCGGCGGCGGCGGTCTCGGCGACATCGCCATCCGCTACGGTTACTACAACTACAGGACGGACGTCATGCTCGTCACGATCCTGATCCTCATCGTCCTGGTCGAAGCGATCCAGATCGCATCGAATGCGATCGCCCGCAGGATCGACCGACGCCTCCGCTGA